Proteins encoded by one window of Nisaea sediminum:
- a CDS encoding DUF2842 domain-containing protein, with the protein MRWRTALGGLTIISGLIAYIAAAVTFANHYLPEHWLAELIFYPLAGFLWVFPAIWIIGWTKKDKEPPTPGR; encoded by the coding sequence ATGCGTTGGCGTACTGCACTCGGCGGATTAACGATTATTTCGGGATTGATCGCGTATATCGCGGCCGCAGTCACTTTCGCCAACCACTATCTACCGGAGCATTGGCTGGCCGAACTGATCTTTTATCCACTGGCCGGCTTTCTCTGGGTTTTTCCGGCAATCTGGATCATCGGCTGGACCAAGAAGGACAAGGAGCCGCCCACGCCAGGTCGATAA
- a CDS encoding MFS transporter encodes MTVLGHPIVALMISVAFLWSANGLFHSLLGLRMSQEGFDTTVAGMVASSYFVGQLLGAAICGRIIESVGHVRSFAAFASVISACAVAHAIFVDPFFWGALRFATGICIAGALMVAESWLNGAVTNSNRGQMLSIYIVVMYFGMAAGQQILNVSPPTSFILYSVASILFSLALVPLSLASRATAGELTPSRLSLRELFRISPLGLICAFASGALGAAIMGLGPIFGNQIGLSIADIATMMSVSMFGGLLLQYPIGKLSDYFDRRTVITVALFAVAAVSFAIAVSFDGGWWMFLGLMVVYGGLNFALYPLAISHVNDHVEASDLVPASAGILIAASLGSSIGPVAGAFLMDQVGPGGLFHFSALIGGAVGLFAVYRMLRRAAPTMEEQGPYVAYARTSALAAELDPRGEVIEEVEPNVMDETPPKDFSYEEIIDSAVEGEAEELVQAKSSP; translated from the coding sequence ATGACCGTGCTCGGCCACCCGATCGTTGCCCTAATGATCTCCGTCGCGTTTCTCTGGAGCGCGAACGGGCTGTTCCACAGCCTGCTCGGCCTGCGCATGAGCCAGGAGGGGTTCGACACGACCGTCGCGGGTATGGTCGCGTCGTCCTACTTCGTCGGCCAGCTTCTTGGCGCAGCGATCTGCGGCCGCATCATTGAGAGCGTCGGTCATGTCCGCTCCTTTGCCGCGTTTGCCTCGGTCATCTCGGCCTGTGCGGTCGCGCATGCGATCTTCGTCGATCCGTTCTTCTGGGGCGCGTTGCGCTTCGCGACCGGCATCTGCATCGCCGGCGCCCTGATGGTCGCGGAAAGCTGGCTGAATGGCGCGGTGACGAATTCCAACCGCGGACAGATGCTCTCGATCTATATCGTGGTGATGTATTTCGGCATGGCCGCCGGACAGCAGATCCTGAACGTCTCGCCGCCGACCAGTTTCATTCTCTACAGCGTCGCCTCGATCCTGTTTTCGCTCGCGCTGGTGCCGCTGTCGCTCGCGTCCAGGGCAACGGCCGGCGAGCTGACGCCGTCGCGGCTGAGTCTCAGGGAACTGTTCCGGATCTCGCCGCTCGGGCTCATCTGCGCTTTCGCCAGCGGTGCGCTCGGGGCGGCGATCATGGGGCTTGGCCCGATCTTCGGGAACCAGATCGGTCTGTCGATTGCCGACATCGCCACGATGATGTCGGTCTCCATGTTCGGTGGATTGCTGCTGCAATATCCGATCGGCAAGCTCTCGGACTATTTCGACCGTCGTACGGTGATCACCGTGGCGCTTTTCGCCGTCGCCGCCGTGTCCTTCGCCATAGCTGTGTCCTTCGATGGAGGATGGTGGATGTTCCTCGGCCTGATGGTGGTCTATGGCGGACTGAATTTCGCGCTCTATCCGCTCGCGATCAGCCATGTGAACGACCATGTCGAGGCGAGCGATCTGGTGCCGGCCTCCGCGGGCATCCTGATCGCGGCGAGCCTCGGATCCTCCATCGGCCCGGTTGCCGGCGCGTTCCTGATGGACCAGGTGGGACCGGGCGGGCTGTTTCATTTCAGCGCGCTCATCGGTGGAGCGGTCGGGCTTTTCGCCGTCTACCGGATGCTTCGCCGTGCGGCGCCGACGATGGAGGAGCAGGGCCCCTACGTCGCCTATGCCCGGACCTCCGCGCTTGCCGCCGAGCTGGATCCGCGGGGCGAGGTCATCGAGGAGGTCGAGCCGAACGTCATGGACGAGACTCCGCCGAAGGATTTCTCCTACGAGGAGATCATCGACTCCGCCGTCGAGGGCGAAGCCGAGGAGCTGGTTCAGGCGAAGTCTTCGCCGTAA
- a CDS encoding sensor histidine kinase, with protein sequence MSRNKTIAATILAIYALAALFAGWSVYRYSYLANLEQLEETGRIRLQQASVRLMGQLASYTYLINLLADHPAVVSGVLGGGIPPETGDLLEQSVLTYGADGIVVTDAGGRVVAASSPDREQLPVSLPLLRAALNGRLGLETVLDGQRRLFRLSRGVIDGRAPAIGAIFVTIDVASLEFEWEVDPEAVCFFDRAQIVFASTRQSLLMRQDMGPHAASPGLRPFPEHELRRDGDFEIWEFAGAEALPEQALVVSRAIPQLDMTARGFLDTAPARMTALLRGLLTASVLGVVGLAGLILALWRRRMADRLAIETAANARLEERVEQRTSELRMAQDQLVQASKLSALGEMSAGISHELNQPLAAIMNFAENGMKLIDRDRPDKAADNLGEIARQVQRMDRIIRNLRSFARNEAEIVEPVDLAAAVEHALALTRASLEKAGIEVSWRAPWQPVCVLGGEVRLQQVVVNILSNAQDALVDAEEKLISVEIETDGADAVLRISDTGPGIPDPSRVFEPFYTTKELGASKGLGLGLSISYGLVGSFGGELSCANREEGGAVFTIRLPLADEANP encoded by the coding sequence CGCGATCTATGCGCTTGCCGCTCTTTTTGCCGGGTGGTCGGTCTATCGCTATTCCTATCTCGCAAATCTGGAACAGTTGGAGGAAACCGGACGGATCCGGCTTCAGCAGGCGAGTGTCCGCCTGATGGGGCAGCTTGCGAGCTATACCTACCTGATCAATCTGCTCGCCGATCATCCCGCGGTCGTCAGCGGCGTTCTTGGTGGCGGCATTCCGCCGGAGACCGGCGATCTGCTCGAGCAATCGGTGCTGACATACGGAGCGGACGGCATCGTGGTCACGGATGCCGGCGGACGCGTGGTCGCGGCCTCCTCGCCGGACCGGGAGCAGCTGCCGGTCAGTCTTCCGTTGTTGCGGGCGGCGCTCAACGGACGGCTCGGTCTGGAGACAGTCCTCGACGGACAGCGACGCCTGTTCCGCCTGAGCCGCGGCGTGATCGACGGCAGGGCTCCGGCGATCGGAGCGATCTTCGTGACGATCGACGTGGCATCGCTTGAGTTCGAGTGGGAGGTCGACCCGGAGGCGGTCTGCTTCTTCGACCGCGCGCAGATCGTGTTCGCCTCGACGCGTCAGTCCCTGCTGATGCGACAGGACATGGGCCCGCATGCCGCGTCTCCCGGGCTCCGGCCGTTTCCGGAACACGAGCTCCGCCGGGACGGCGATTTCGAGATCTGGGAATTCGCTGGCGCCGAGGCGTTGCCTGAGCAGGCGCTCGTGGTCTCGCGCGCCATTCCGCAACTCGATATGACGGCGCGCGGATTTCTGGATACCGCTCCGGCCCGGATGACGGCTTTGCTCCGTGGTCTGCTTACGGCCTCTGTTCTGGGCGTCGTCGGCCTTGCCGGTCTCATCCTTGCACTCTGGCGCCGGCGGATGGCAGACCGCCTGGCGATCGAGACAGCGGCCAATGCGCGGCTGGAGGAACGGGTGGAACAGCGTACGTCCGAACTGCGGATGGCGCAGGATCAGCTGGTGCAGGCCTCGAAACTCTCCGCGCTCGGGGAAATGTCCGCCGGCATCAGCCACGAACTCAATCAGCCGCTGGCCGCGATTATGAATTTTGCCGAGAACGGCATGAAGCTTATCGATCGGGACCGCCCGGATAAGGCAGCGGACAATCTCGGCGAGATCGCACGGCAAGTGCAGCGGATGGACCGGATCATCCGGAATCTCAGGAGCTTCGCGCGCAACGAAGCCGAGATCGTCGAACCCGTAGACCTCGCGGCGGCCGTCGAGCACGCGCTTGCGCTGACACGCGCGTCGCTCGAGAAAGCCGGGATCGAGGTTTCCTGGCGCGCTCCATGGCAACCGGTTTGCGTCCTCGGCGGAGAGGTTCGCCTGCAGCAGGTCGTGGTCAATATTCTCTCGAACGCGCAGGACGCCCTCGTCGATGCGGAGGAAAAGCTCATTTCCGTCGAGATCGAGACTGACGGTGCGGATGCCGTGCTCAGGATTTCCGATACCGGTCCCGGCATTCCGGATCCGTCCCGGGTGTTCGAGCCTTTCTATACGACAAAGGAGCTCGGTGCCTCCAAAGGGCTCGGTTTGGGTCTTTCTATTTCCTATGGGCTGGTCGGCAGTTTCGGCGGTGAGCTTTCCTGCGCCAACCGGGAGGAGGGCGGCGCGGTCTTCACCATCCGTCTTCCTCTTGCGGACGAGGCGAATCCATGA
- a CDS encoding 4Fe-4S dicluster domain-containing protein: protein MTSLPTETTGKKLGLVIDLDICVGCHACAVNCKEWNTGGHSAPLTDWNAYSADEEEDGDEGAWGVWFNRIHTYEAGEGEDARTVHFPRSCLHCETPDCVTVCPTGASYKRAEDGIVLVNADLCIGCKLCSWACPYGAREYDKTEGVMKKCTLCVDKIYNENLEERDRVPACVSTCPAGARHYGDLGDPTSDVSRLVEARGGYELMPEMGYKPVNRYLPPRPRRTEAADIGAPERLADLADKVPSTESTAGATGLLGWLDQMLSR, encoded by the coding sequence ATGACCTCGCTCCCGACCGAAACGACGGGCAAGAAGCTCGGCCTCGTCATCGATCTCGATATCTGCGTGGGCTGTCATGCCTGCGCGGTGAACTGCAAGGAATGGAACACCGGCGGCCATTCCGCGCCGCTGACCGACTGGAACGCCTATAGCGCGGACGAAGAGGAAGACGGCGACGAAGGCGCCTGGGGCGTCTGGTTCAACCGCATCCACACCTACGAGGCGGGTGAAGGCGAAGACGCGCGCACCGTTCATTTCCCGCGCTCCTGCCTGCATTGCGAGACGCCGGACTGCGTCACCGTCTGCCCGACCGGTGCCTCCTACAAGCGCGCGGAGGACGGTATCGTCCTGGTCAATGCCGACCTCTGCATCGGCTGTAAGCTCTGCTCCTGGGCCTGCCCCTACGGCGCGCGGGAGTACGACAAGACCGAGGGCGTGATGAAGAAATGCACGCTCTGCGTCGACAAGATCTACAACGAGAACCTTGAAGAACGGGACCGCGTCCCGGCCTGCGTCTCCACCTGCCCGGCCGGTGCGCGGCATTACGGCGATCTGGGAGATCCGACGTCCGACGTCTCGCGACTGGTCGAGGCCCGGGGCGGCTACGAGCTGATGCCGGAGATGGGCTACAAGCCGGTCAACCGCTACCTCCCGCCGCGCCCGCGCCGCACCGAGGCCGCCGATATCGGGGCGCCGGAGCGTCTTGCCGATCTGGCGGACAAAGTCCCTTCGACTGAATCGACCGCCGGCGCCACGGGTCTGCTCGGCTGGCTCGACCAGATGCTCTCCCGCTGA
- a CDS encoding dimethyl sulfoxide reductase anchor subunit family protein yields the protein MHPALSVIFFTTASGAGYGLLVWLALHAALTGNADPVIGWIGLPLSLGLVTAGLLSSTFHLGHPERAWRALSQWRSSWLSREGVMAILTYVPALIFAGGWLVFGRIDGAWAIAGLAAASLALITVYCTAMIYRSLKTIPRWYSGYTVPGYLVLALASGGLWMLPLTALAGEDVPSAALPVLTAVLLSAAIKWRYWASSDRAGATATSGSATGLGALGHVRLLEGPTTSETYVMREMGYRIGRKHAARLRQFTALFGFLIPVAVLAVLMSVPGTGTIAGGLALIAAISGSIGVVLERWLFFAEAKHVATLYYGEDFA from the coding sequence ATGCATCCAGCACTTTCCGTCATTTTCTTCACCACGGCCTCGGGCGCCGGCTACGGCCTGCTCGTCTGGCTCGCGCTGCATGCCGCGCTCACCGGCAATGCCGATCCCGTCATCGGCTGGATCGGCCTGCCGCTTTCGCTCGGACTGGTCACGGCCGGCCTGCTCAGTTCGACCTTCCATCTCGGTCATCCGGAACGCGCCTGGCGCGCGCTCAGCCAATGGCGCAGCTCCTGGCTCTCGCGCGAAGGCGTGATGGCGATCCTGACCTACGTACCGGCACTGATATTCGCCGGCGGATGGCTTGTTTTCGGCCGGATCGACGGAGCGTGGGCCATCGCCGGACTCGCCGCAGCATCGCTGGCGCTGATCACCGTCTATTGCACGGCCATGATCTATCGCAGCCTCAAGACGATCCCCCGCTGGTATTCCGGATACACCGTGCCGGGCTATCTCGTCCTGGCCCTGGCCAGCGGCGGTCTCTGGATGCTTCCGCTGACAGCACTCGCCGGAGAGGATGTCCCGTCCGCTGCGCTTCCCGTCCTGACGGCTGTTCTGCTCTCCGCCGCGATCAAGTGGCGTTACTGGGCGTCGTCAGACCGCGCCGGCGCCACCGCGACATCCGGCAGTGCGACAGGGCTGGGCGCGCTCGGACATGTGCGCCTCCTCGAGGGTCCGACGACCTCCGAGACTTACGTCATGCGTGAGATGGGTTACCGGATCGGCCGCAAGCACGCCGCCCGGCTCCGGCAATTCACCGCCTTGTTCGGGTTTCTGATCCCGGTCGCGGTACTCGCTGTCCTGATGTCCGTTCCCGGCACCGGCACGATCGCAGGCGGCCTCGCCCTGATCGCCGCCATATCGGGGAGCATCGGGGTGGTGCTCGAGCGCTGGCTGTTCTTCGCCGAGGCGAAGCACGTGGCGACGCTCTATTACGGCGAAGACTTCGCCTGA
- a CDS encoding DUF4347 domain-containing protein gives MGMFDTHLAPSRSSAADLGATVAPALLVVASDVADRGVLLRELPDNVRLLRDGNGATLERIRCALTTIRLETGRLAALHLVGHGAPGEISVDDLHLDAESVDHIAATLRTVPLSLIALHGCHTGADAAGESLTGRLQATLGVPVHASRDFVGRAPDGESRWKLDGLTTSMLPFAAAAIAAYPHHLADITGTTGNDLFHGSTTPATTTGDDTISALAGNDTISALDGNDLLYGDDGNDTLYADGGDDTVYGGAGNDFAYGVTGNDLIFGDAGNDQLSGADGIDTLYGGDGNDTAAGSSGNDLVYGDAGNDWLWGGKGNDIVYGGSGTDTISGGDGEDTLYGGIGSDTISGFSGTDLLYGEDGNDLLRGGGQADTMFGGAGNDTFSGTASHFNGDTIGDIEIGDMIQITSTDLTSLNGTTLGSTIDLGSGQTLNIGGSPGSLTINAVLNGSTTELTFSAASSGSSGGSSGSSGSALTVTEQTTGDVAGTTTGRTLVNNTGGSATGALVENTGNGNVVTVTLPTGISLTNSGTAAAQSSAVAGTTLRGEIQATEPVASSQSFLDGHGQTFLANSAGATLDVRSITFSSTGGSAQTVELTGQSSSGSEAFIINTTGLPTGSTLKLDNIEFAAIVGNATVTGGAGQNYVVGDNSTQFISCGAEDDTLAGGGGNDTVGSGWGEDIVYGNQGIDSVFGGGGMDTLYGGQDSDTVKGDNDNDVVYGNKGDDTVSGGENDDLVYGGQDNDFVYGNSGNDSLFGNLGNDTLYGGQGNDVLSGNAGNDLLAGNKGDDTLVGGEGADVFVFEFGGGNDTVNDFAAGTDTLALEAGLGVSSATESGGNTTVTFSDGGSVTVIGVTKTALSEATGWVFI, from the coding sequence ATGGGCATGTTCGATACCCATCTCGCCCCGTCCCGCTCCTCCGCAGCGGATCTCGGCGCAACGGTCGCGCCGGCGCTGCTGGTCGTGGCATCTGACGTAGCAGACCGTGGGGTTCTGCTTCGTGAGCTGCCCGACAATGTGCGCCTCCTGCGCGACGGAAACGGCGCGACCCTCGAGCGCATCCGCTGCGCGCTGACCACGATCCGGCTCGAGACCGGGCGGCTGGCCGCTCTCCACCTGGTCGGCCATGGTGCGCCGGGCGAGATCTCCGTCGACGATTTGCATCTGGATGCCGAAAGCGTCGATCACATCGCCGCCACGCTGCGCACCGTACCGCTCTCCCTCATCGCCCTGCACGGCTGCCATACCGGCGCCGACGCAGCCGGCGAGAGCCTGACCGGGCGCCTGCAGGCTACTCTCGGCGTTCCCGTTCACGCCAGCCGCGATTTCGTCGGCCGCGCACCGGATGGGGAGAGCCGCTGGAAACTGGACGGCCTGACGACATCGATGCTGCCGTTCGCAGCGGCCGCGATCGCGGCCTATCCCCATCATCTCGCCGATATTACCGGGACGACGGGAAACGATCTGTTCCACGGTTCGACGACCCCGGCGACGACGACCGGCGATGACACGATCTCGGCTCTGGCCGGCAACGACACGATCAGTGCCCTCGACGGCAACGACCTTCTCTACGGCGACGACGGCAACGACACGCTCTATGCGGACGGTGGCGACGATACGGTCTATGGCGGCGCCGGCAACGATTTCGCCTATGGCGTCACCGGCAACGACCTGATTTTCGGCGACGCCGGTAACGACCAATTGTCCGGCGCCGACGGGATCGACACCCTCTACGGCGGTGACGGAAACGACACGGCGGCCGGCAGTTCCGGCAACGACCTTGTGTACGGCGATGCCGGTAACGATTGGTTGTGGGGCGGCAAAGGCAACGACATCGTTTACGGTGGCTCCGGAACGGACACGATTTCCGGCGGCGATGGTGAAGACACCCTCTATGGCGGCATCGGTAGCGACACCATTTCGGGCTTCAGCGGCACCGATCTGCTCTATGGCGAGGATGGCAACGATCTGCTGCGCGGCGGCGGTCAGGCCGACACGATGTTCGGCGGCGCCGGCAACGACACCTTCTCCGGCACCGCTTCCCACTTCAACGGTGACACGATCGGCGATATTGAAATCGGCGACATGATCCAGATCACCAGTACCGATCTGACCTCGCTGAACGGCACGACGCTCGGCAGTACGATCGATCTTGGCTCAGGGCAGACGCTCAATATCGGCGGCAGTCCCGGATCGTTGACGATCAACGCGGTGCTTAACGGCTCCACGACAGAACTGACCTTCAGCGCGGCAAGCAGCGGGTCCTCGGGAGGCTCCTCGGGCAGTTCGGGAAGCGCGCTGACGGTCACGGAGCAGACCACCGGCGACGTCGCCGGAACGACGACGGGCCGCACGCTGGTGAACAATACCGGCGGCAGCGCGACCGGTGCGTTGGTCGAGAATACCGGCAACGGCAATGTCGTGACCGTGACGCTACCGACAGGCATTTCCCTTACGAACTCCGGAACTGCCGCTGCGCAGAGCTCGGCCGTTGCCGGGACCACCCTGAGAGGTGAAATCCAGGCGACGGAGCCCGTGGCATCGTCGCAAAGTTTCCTCGATGGTCACGGACAGACCTTCCTCGCCAACTCGGCCGGCGCGACCCTCGATGTTCGGTCCATCACCTTCTCGAGTACCGGAGGATCAGCACAGACCGTCGAGCTGACGGGACAATCGTCAAGCGGCAGCGAGGCCTTCATCATCAACACGACCGGCCTTCCGACCGGATCGACCCTGAAGCTCGACAATATCGAGTTCGCGGCAATCGTCGGCAACGCAACCGTCACGGGCGGAGCCGGTCAGAACTACGTCGTCGGCGACAATTCCACGCAGTTCATCTCCTGCGGCGCCGAGGATGACACGCTAGCCGGAGGCGGTGGCAACGACACCGTCGGTTCGGGCTGGGGCGAGGACATCGTCTATGGCAACCAGGGTATCGACTCCGTCTTCGGCGGCGGGGGCATGGATACGCTCTACGGTGGCCAGGACAGCGATACCGTCAAGGGCGACAACGACAACGACGTCGTCTACGGCAACAAGGGCGACGATACCGTCTCCGGCGGCGAGAACGATGACCTGGTCTATGGCGGCCAGGACAACGACTTTGTCTACGGCAATTCCGGCAATGACAGTCTGTTTGGCAATCTCGGAAACGACACGCTTTATGGCGGTCAAGGCAATGACGTGCTCTCCGGCAATGCCGGGAACGATCTGCTGGCCGGCAACAAGGGCGACGATACCCTTGTCGGCGGCGAGGGCGCGGACGTCTTCGTCTTCGAGTTCGGCGGCGGGAACGATACCGTCAACGATTTCGCGGCCGGGACAGATACGCTGGCCCTCGAGGCCGGCCTCGGAGTCAGTTCCGCGACGGAGAGCGGCGGCAATACCACGGTCACCTTCTCCGACGGCGGCAGCGTGACGGTCATCGGCGTCACAAAGACCGCGCTTTCAGAAGCAACCGGCTGGGTCTTTATCTGA
- a CDS encoding sigma-54-dependent transcriptional regulator gives MSGQVLLIEDDDALRASLAQTLELADMSVISTVGYVQAKRSIRANFPGVILSDIRMPHQDGFDVLTAARSADPDLPVILLTGHSDVPTAMRAMKEGAYEYLEKPVGTERLVDVVSRAVAHRQLVLKSRRIERALEQSDAAARSFPGSGPVSSALRTALRRVAAASSHVHLYGPKGTGRKEAAFAINALSPEPRVFRTLNLITASEDAVRRLAGAEGAGWDLSLKNVEHATPRQIEDLQSLLNSDPALRLISSSVLPLSELEGLGLGEDGSTVVEIRFPTLDERREDLPEIFENLLRLAIRGLDTDMPEVPASVFTELLTRTWPGNLPELREHATTYALGSRVQSDGAGQRTLAEQIDAFEKMVLSETLKKVGGKAAEAARLLGLPRNTFYDRLARFGLSPRDFRRS, from the coding sequence ATGAGCGGACAGGTGCTCCTGATCGAGGATGACGACGCGCTGCGCGCATCGCTGGCACAGACTCTGGAACTGGCGGATATGAGCGTCATTTCCACGGTCGGATATGTTCAGGCCAAGCGCAGCATCCGGGCGAATTTTCCCGGCGTGATTCTTTCCGACATCCGGATGCCGCATCAGGATGGGTTCGATGTCCTGACAGCCGCGAGGAGCGCCGACCCGGATCTGCCGGTCATTCTGCTGACCGGCCACAGCGACGTGCCCACCGCGATGCGCGCGATGAAGGAAGGGGCCTACGAGTATCTCGAGAAACCGGTCGGTACGGAACGCCTGGTCGATGTCGTCAGCCGCGCGGTCGCGCATCGCCAACTTGTTCTCAAGTCCAGGCGTATCGAGCGCGCGCTTGAACAGAGCGACGCGGCCGCCCGGAGTTTTCCCGGCTCCGGGCCGGTTTCCAGTGCGCTCCGGACAGCTCTGCGCCGCGTCGCGGCAGCCAGCTCCCACGTGCATCTTTACGGGCCGAAAGGTACGGGCCGCAAGGAGGCCGCCTTTGCCATCAACGCGCTCTCACCGGAACCGCGCGTTTTCCGGACGCTCAATCTGATCACGGCATCGGAAGACGCCGTGCGGCGTCTCGCTGGAGCAGAGGGGGCGGGATGGGATCTGTCGCTGAAGAATGTGGAGCACGCGACGCCACGACAGATCGAGGATCTTCAGTCTCTGTTGAATTCGGATCCGGCGTTGCGCCTGATCTCGTCTTCGGTGTTGCCGCTGTCCGAACTCGAAGGGCTCGGTCTCGGGGAAGACGGAAGCACGGTGGTCGAGATCCGTTTCCCGACATTGGACGAGCGGCGGGAAGACCTGCCGGAGATATTCGAGAATCTCCTGCGTCTGGCAATTCGCGGCCTGGATACCGATATGCCGGAGGTTCCGGCCTCGGTGTTCACGGAGCTCTTGACGCGGACATGGCCGGGCAACCTTCCGGAACTGAGGGAACACGCGACGACCTACGCGCTCGGTTCCCGCGTGCAGAGTGACGGAGCCGGTCAACGGACCCTTGCGGAGCAGATCGACGCGTTCGAGAAGATGGTTCTGTCCGAAACCCTGAAAAAGGTCGGCGGCAAGGCAGCGGAAGCAGCCAGGCTTCTTGGTCTTCCCCGCAATACCTTCTACGACCGCTTGGCCCGGTTCGGACTCTCGCCGAGGGATTTCCGCCGGTCCTGA